A genome region from Manis javanica isolate MJ-LG chromosome 3, MJ_LKY, whole genome shotgun sequence includes the following:
- the RPL32 gene encoding large ribosomal subunit protein eL32 has product MAALRPLVKPKIVKKRTKKFIRHQSDRYVKIKRNWRKPRGIDNRVRRRFKGQILMPNIGYGSNKKTKHMLPSGFRKFLVHNVKELEVLLMCNKSYCAEIAHNVSSKNRKTIVERAAQLAIRVTNPNARLRSEENE; this is encoded by the exons ATGGCTGCCCTCAGACCCCTCGTGAAACCTAAGATCGTCAAAAAGAGGACCAAGAAGTTTATCCGGCACCAGTCAGACCGATATGTCAAAATTAAG CGTAACTGGCGGAAACCCAGAGGTATTGACAACAGGGTGCGCAGAAGATTCAAGGGCCAGATTTTGATGCCCAACATTGGTTATGGGagcaacaagaaaacaaagcacATGCTGCCCAGTGGCTTCCGGAAGTTCTTGGTGCACAACGTCAAGGAGCTTGAAGTACTGCTGATGTGCAACAA ATCTTACTGTGCTGAGATTGCTCACAATGTCTCCTCCAAGAACCGcaaaaccattgtggaaagagcaGCCCAGCTGGCCATCAGAGTTACCAATCCTAATGCCAGGCTGCGCAGCGAAGAAAATGAATAG